A single window of Terriglobales bacterium DNA harbors:
- the ispD gene encoding 2-C-methyl-D-erythritol 4-phosphate cytidylyltransferase — MKVVAIIPAAGLGTRMAAAENAPRAVIGKTPSKQFTELLGTPILIHTLRRFVSSPYVQEIYVALRQAEAENFRPRLEKEHFSKKIFLVEGGEHRQQSVANALAQVKAEPSDVILVHDAVRPLVEEEVIANVVDAAKKYGAAIAGLPAVDTVKQVERTAEGAIISSTLPRERIVLAQTPQGFHFSVLKKAFEDAAEAGFVGTDEASLVERFGHEVAVVMGSPRNLKITTPADLELAEFYMSQPARRAAG; from the coding sequence GTGAAGGTCGTCGCCATCATTCCCGCTGCGGGTTTGGGCACGCGCATGGCAGCCGCCGAAAATGCGCCGCGCGCCGTAATCGGCAAGACACCTTCCAAGCAATTCACTGAATTGCTAGGGACGCCCATCCTGATACATACCCTTCGCAGATTTGTGAGCAGTCCGTATGTACAGGAAATCTACGTTGCATTACGACAAGCTGAAGCGGAAAACTTTCGTCCGCGGCTGGAGAAGGAACACTTCAGCAAGAAGATTTTCCTGGTTGAGGGGGGTGAGCACCGCCAGCAATCGGTAGCCAACGCTCTGGCGCAGGTGAAAGCTGAGCCGAGCGACGTGATTCTTGTGCACGATGCGGTACGCCCCCTGGTGGAGGAAGAAGTCATTGCCAATGTGGTTGACGCCGCAAAGAAATATGGAGCCGCCATTGCCGGCTTACCTGCCGTGGACACGGTGAAGCAGGTGGAACGCACAGCCGAAGGTGCGATCATCAGCTCTACTTTGCCGAGAGAACGCATAGTGCTGGCGCAGACGCCGCAGGGCTTCCACTTCAGTGTTCTGAAAAAAGCTTTTGAGGATGCGGCCGAGGCCGGCTTTGTGGGCACTGATGAGGCCTCGCTGGTAGAGCGTTTCGGACATGAAGTCGCGGTGGTGATGGGCTCGCCGCGGAATCTGAAGATCACAACCCCGGCCGATCTGGAACTGGCCGAGTTCTACATGTCACAGCCCGCCCGAAGGGCCGCGGGTTAG
- the ispF gene encoding 2-C-methyl-D-erythritol 2,4-cyclodiphosphate synthase, translated as MRIGYGWDSHEFKKGIPLKIGGVVIPHGRGLAGHSDGDVLLHALTDALLGAVAAGDIGTHFPASDPKWKGADSVTFLREALRRVMQAGYTVANVDSTLIVAEPKISPHAAKIQARVAELLGVPGSCVGIKAKTPEGMGTDNAAIAHVVVLLIKKPGDDRRQKAAMEAIPQPEIDKVVDEVLRDVPTPAIDKSRKPATKLKK; from the coding sequence ATGAGAATTGGCTACGGCTGGGATTCGCACGAGTTCAAAAAGGGCATTCCGCTCAAAATCGGCGGGGTTGTAATCCCGCATGGGCGGGGTCTCGCCGGGCACTCTGATGGCGACGTTTTGCTGCATGCTTTGACCGACGCCCTGCTGGGCGCAGTGGCAGCCGGCGACATCGGAACGCATTTCCCTGCCTCTGATCCTAAGTGGAAGGGCGCTGATTCCGTAACTTTCCTGCGCGAAGCTCTGCGCAGGGTCATGCAAGCCGGATATACGGTAGCCAATGTGGACTCCACCCTGATTGTGGCCGAACCGAAGATCAGCCCCCATGCGGCGAAGATTCAGGCGCGGGTGGCGGAACTGCTCGGCGTACCGGGGTCGTGTGTTGGTATCAAAGCCAAAACACCGGAAGGGATGGGGACCGACAATGCGGCCATCGCGCATGTGGTTGTGTTGCTGATTAAAAAGCCGGGCGATGATCGGAGGCAAAAGGCGGCGATGGAAGCCATTCCACAGCCGGAAATTGACAAGGTTGTTGATGAAGTCTTACGGGATGTTCCTACTCCGGCTATAGACAAATCGCGCAAACCTGCTACCAAACTCAAGAAATAA
- a CDS encoding gamma-glutamyl-gamma-aminobutyrate hydrolase family protein (Members of this family of hydrolases with an active site Cys residue belong to MEROPS family C26.), giving the protein MESRRKPRIAIPVPHSDTEYAQRTLPHYERAVEQAGGEPVRIPLESELDQAAKLLRECDAVLLPGSRADIDPEQYQAQRHPKTHAPDPRRDEKDTLLLKEAFKNRKPILGICYGLQALNVFCRGTLVQHLETGIDHTDKEKKEAHRVLIEPQSHFAKILSTAPGKGNAPEIGVNSSHHQAAETVGEGLRAVAHSQPDGVIEALEGTSPDHFVLAVQWHPERSPHEHASQAIFGALVEAARQRQNK; this is encoded by the coding sequence ATGGAAAGCAGAAGGAAGCCGCGAATTGCTATACCGGTGCCCCACTCCGACACCGAGTATGCTCAGCGCACCTTGCCACATTATGAACGAGCGGTGGAACAAGCAGGCGGAGAACCGGTCCGCATCCCACTTGAAAGCGAACTCGACCAAGCTGCGAAGCTTCTCCGCGAATGTGATGCTGTCTTGTTGCCGGGCAGTCGTGCGGATATTGATCCCGAGCAATACCAGGCTCAAAGACATCCTAAAACGCATGCGCCTGACCCCCGCCGCGATGAGAAAGATACGCTCCTGCTGAAAGAAGCCTTCAAGAATCGCAAACCGATCCTGGGAATCTGCTACGGGCTACAGGCACTGAATGTCTTTTGCCGGGGAACATTGGTGCAGCACCTCGAAACTGGCATTGACCACACGGACAAAGAAAAGAAGGAAGCACACAGAGTGCTGATCGAACCGCAATCACACTTTGCGAAAATTCTGAGCACCGCACCGGGCAAAGGCAACGCCCCCGAAATCGGCGTGAATTCCAGTCACCACCAGGCGGCCGAAACGGTCGGTGAAGGTTTGCGGGCGGTGGCGCACAGCCAGCCCGACGGCGTTATAGAAGCTCTGGAAGGCACCTCTCCTGATCACTTCGTTCTTGCTGTGCAATGGCACCCAGAGCGCTCACCCCACGAGCACGCTTCACAGGCGATCTTCGGCGCATTGGTAGAAGCTGCGCGCCAGCGGCAAAACAAATAA
- the ruvA gene encoding Holliday junction branch migration protein RuvA: MIAHLRGRLLSKHPNQAVIETAGVGYDVTISVPTFSGLPALGSEVALHVHTHVREDSIALYGFLRSSDKQLFERLISVSGIGPKLGITILSGMSGEEMVAAIRGNDVARLTRIPGIGKKTAERMVLELRDKLEDFGAAPPVAAATPVEEDVLSALVNLGYQRIAAERALSKVTGGSGNGVRGREAPFEGLFRETLALLSK, translated from the coding sequence ATGATTGCGCACCTGCGCGGACGACTGCTCTCCAAACATCCTAACCAGGCTGTTATTGAGACCGCGGGCGTTGGTTATGACGTAACCATTAGCGTGCCGACGTTTTCCGGGCTCCCGGCATTAGGCAGCGAAGTTGCGCTGCACGTTCACACCCACGTGCGCGAAGACTCGATTGCGCTGTACGGGTTCCTACGGTCCAGTGACAAACAACTCTTTGAGCGGTTGATCTCAGTCAGCGGAATTGGACCGAAGCTGGGGATCACAATTCTGAGTGGTATGTCCGGCGAAGAGATGGTTGCCGCTATTCGCGGAAACGATGTCGCTCGGCTTACGCGCATACCCGGGATCGGCAAGAAGACGGCCGAACGTATGGTGTTGGAACTGCGGGACAAGCTCGAAGATTTTGGGGCTGCACCGCCGGTGGCTGCCGCTACTCCGGTAGAGGAAGATGTGCTCTCGGCGTTGGTCAACCTGGGGTATCAGCGAATTGCAGCCGAGCGGGCGCTCTCCAAGGTGACGGGCGGATCGGGAAATGGTGTTCGCGGAAGAGAGGCCCCCTTTGAGGGGCTATTCCGGGAAACCCTGGCGCTCTTATCTAAATAG
- the mnmE gene encoding tRNA uridine-5-carboxymethylaminomethyl(34) synthesis GTPase MnmE, which translates to MHLDDTIVAISTPPGRGGIGVVRLSGPEARTIAAAMLRLRHELEPGKATFTELVEPGVNADVSKIDEVVVTFFAKPHSYTTDDVVEISAHGSPVVLQHIVATALANGARLAEPGEFTMRAFLNGRLDLAQAEAVRDLIESQTLYQAKIAAQQLGGALAKRLQPIKQKLVELIALLEAGIDFAEDDVSVLPAEQVLSSIAAVQRPLQDLAGSLSYGKIVHEGLTLAIVGRPNVGKSSLFNCLVERERAIVTASPGTTRDLVSETVSLEGIPVKLVDTAGIRHALDEVESIGIKKSIEALADADLVLMVVDASQPTTGEDQRLLQQVQQSQGIIVENKSDIASSSLGISNSTLPKVRTSAITGQGIPELRREILRQVGGDGVQRESGFLTNARHGALVDSSLRALKKAADAVHIKVPHEMLLLDLYNALRSLDEITGATTADDILNLIFSTFCIGK; encoded by the coding sequence ATGCATCTGGATGACACCATCGTCGCCATTTCCACCCCACCAGGACGGGGAGGGATAGGAGTCGTTCGCCTCAGCGGGCCAGAAGCGCGCACCATCGCTGCTGCCATGCTGCGGCTGCGTCACGAACTTGAACCCGGGAAGGCGACCTTCACTGAGTTGGTAGAACCCGGCGTGAATGCCGATGTCAGCAAGATCGACGAAGTAGTAGTCACGTTCTTTGCCAAGCCACATTCCTATACCACCGACGATGTAGTGGAGATATCTGCGCACGGTTCACCGGTGGTGCTGCAACACATCGTGGCGACGGCACTGGCCAATGGTGCGCGCCTCGCCGAACCGGGCGAATTCACCATGCGAGCCTTCTTAAATGGGCGGCTTGATCTGGCGCAAGCCGAGGCGGTCCGCGACCTGATCGAGTCGCAAACCCTCTATCAGGCCAAGATTGCTGCCCAGCAACTCGGAGGCGCACTCGCGAAGCGCCTACAGCCCATCAAGCAGAAACTGGTTGAGTTGATCGCCCTCCTGGAAGCGGGAATAGATTTCGCGGAGGATGACGTCTCGGTGCTTCCTGCGGAGCAGGTCCTCAGCAGTATTGCAGCAGTGCAGCGCCCGTTACAGGACCTTGCGGGGTCTTTATCCTACGGAAAAATCGTTCATGAAGGATTGACCTTGGCGATCGTAGGCCGCCCGAATGTGGGCAAGTCCAGCCTCTTCAATTGCCTGGTCGAACGGGAGCGCGCCATCGTTACCGCCTCACCGGGCACCACGCGCGACTTGGTCAGCGAAACCGTTTCGCTGGAAGGTATCCCCGTAAAGCTGGTGGACACTGCTGGCATCCGGCACGCGCTGGATGAGGTGGAGAGCATCGGGATCAAGAAATCCATAGAGGCGCTCGCCGATGCAGACCTGGTGCTGATGGTAGTGGACGCGTCGCAGCCCACAACCGGCGAAGATCAGCGGCTTCTGCAGCAAGTGCAGCAGAGCCAAGGGATTATCGTCGAGAACAAGTCTGACATTGCCTCTTCAAGTTTGGGAATATCGAATTCCACGCTTCCCAAGGTCCGCACCTCGGCCATTACAGGCCAAGGAATTCCAGAACTGCGGAGGGAAATCCTGCGGCAAGTCGGTGGCGATGGGGTACAACGCGAGAGCGGGTTCCTCACCAATGCGCGTCACGGGGCGCTGGTTGATAGTTCTTTGCGTGCGCTCAAGAAAGCTGCCGACGCGGTGCATATCAAAGTGCCGCACGAAATGCTGCTGCTCGACCTTTACAACGCCTTGCGCTCCCTCGATGAAATCACCGGTGCCACGACCGCCGACGACATCCTCAACCTGATCTTCAGCACGTTTTGCATCGGGAAATGA